The following is a genomic window from Actinomadura rubteroloni.
CGGGCCTCGGCCATGGACGTCTCGTACTCCCCGACGCGGGCCAGCGGCGGGAGCTGGAACGCCTGGTGAAGGCGGTCCATGATGTCGGCGTCCTCAGCGGGCAGGTCGCCGTCCTGGTAGAAGTCGAGAGCGACGAGCGGCGCGCCCGGACGCAACGTCCGGGCGATCTCGGAGATGGCGCGAGCGCGGTCCGACATGTGCAGCAGCGACTCGATGGCGTAGGCGCCGTCGAAACGCGCGTCCGGGAAGGGCAGGGACATGGCGTCGGCGAGCTGGAAGGCGGCGTGCCCCAGGCCCGGTCCGGCTTCCGGGCGCGCGTGCGCGACCCGCAACTGGTGCGGACTGACCGTGATGCCCGTGACATGGACGCTGTACTCGGTCGCGATGCGGACGGACGGACGCCCGTTGCCGCACCCGACATCCAGGATCTCTGCTCCCGGACGCGGGGAGAGCCGGGCCGCGACCATGTCGGTGATGCGGTCCGTCGCTTTGGAGATCGGGGTGTCGTCGGTGTCGTCGTCCCAGTAGCCCAGATGGAGGTTGTCCCCGAGATGCTGGGTGAACAGGTCGTTGAACCGGTCGTACATCGAGCCGACCATGGACGGGGTCGGAAGCTGGGTCTCGGTCACGTTCGGTCACAGCCTTTCCGGGCGGTGTTCGATGGGGGGATGCCGAAGACTTTCGGCGCGGGCACCCGGCGGAGCGGTCGAGTGCGTGATCATTTCGTGCGGGACGTCATCCGCAAGCGCAACCCCTGGGGCCGGAGAGTGACGCCCGCGTAGGCCTTCGGGCCTCGGCCGGGCCCATGGCTGAGGTGCCAGCGCGAGCTGATCGCGGCCAGCGCTAGAACGGCCTCCTTGTAGGCGAACTGGTCGCCGATGCACTTGCGGGCGCCCGCGCCGAACGGGATGTAGGCGTACCGCGGGGGTTGTGGTTTGGACGCGTCCCATCGGTCCGGGTCGAACTGCTCGGGCGCCGGGTACAGATCGGCGCGGCGGTGAATGAGGTAGGGACTGCATACGACGGTGGACCCGGCGGGAAGCCGGTACGGGCCGAGATCCGCGTCCGCGGGGATGACGCGGGTCAGAATCCAGGCGGGCGGGAAGAGCCGCATGGCCTCGGTGACGACCCAGCCGGTGAAGCGCAGTGCGGGAAGGTCGTCGAGGCTGGGCGGGAGGCCGGCAAGGACCGCGTCGACCTCCGCCTGAACACGCTGCTGGACCTCGCTGTGGCACGCCACCAGGTGCAGTGTCCACGCGAGAGCGGCAGCGGTGGTATCGGTGCCGGCACCGAAGAACGCCATCACCTGGTCGCTGACCTCGCTGCCGGTGAAGCCGTTCTCGAAGGTGCAGACTTCCCGGCCGTCAGGGGCACGGCCGGGGAGGAGAGCGGACAGCAGATCGCCGTGGTCGGTGCCGTCCGCACGACGCTCGGCGATGATGACGGCGAGGTTCTTACGGAGGCGGGCGGCGGCCTCGACCATCCGGCGTTTGCCGAACCCCGGCACCCAGGCGAGCCAAGGCGGCACGCTGGCCCGCAGGTAAGAGCCGCCGAAGATGGCGCTGAGGTCTTCGACGGCCTGGCTGACGACGTGGCCGGGCAGCTCGTCGCAGAACATCGTCTCGACGAGCGTACTGAGGGTGATCTTCTGCATCTCCGGAAGCACGTCCAGGATCTGACCGTCGTGCCACGCGCTCGCGGCGGAGCTGGAACGGGCTGCCATGATCTGTCCGTAACCGTCGAAGCGATCACGGGAGAACGCCGGCTGGATCAGCCTGCGCTGGCGACGGTGCCGGTCGTGTGCGCACGTCGCCAGGTTGTGTCCGGCGAGTTCCCGGGCTAGTTCGAAAAACCGCCCGCCCTTGTCGAAGATGTGGTCGTCCCGGAGGAACTCACGGGTCAATTCGGGATCGCAGACGACGATCGTCCGCAGCGGCCCGACGCGCACGCCGACGACACCGCCGTAGGCCGGAAGCCGACTGAGGAAGTCGAGCGTGCCGCGCAGCAGAGGGAGCGTGTGCCCGAGCAGGGGAACGCCGCCGGGCGCGAGGGGAATCGGGCCCGACCGTGCCGTGATCATTCGCTGGACTCCTCAAGGGTGGGGGCGCCGCCGCCGGTACGTCGCACATTACACATGCTTGACTACTCACCGTGTTTGTCGAGGACAAGGTGCTATCCGGCAGGGTGGGCAGGCCTTACTCCTTCGGTGAGGTCATGCTCGCCGGTCGCGTCCGATCAGGAAGTCGTGCACGAGCCGCCGTCCGCGTCGCCCGATCGCCGAGGACCTTCCGGCGTGCAGCATCTCCTGGACGAGCTGGCGGCCCGCCAGAGTGATCTCCGCCAGCCCGACGTGACCACGCTCGTTCTCTCGGGTGGAGCGTCGCCACCACAACACACACGACGCCGTGAGCAGCGGGATCAGCGCCAACGACCATGCTCCGGGCATGGGGAGGCGCACCACGACCTGACGGTTCCCGGGCCTGGCTTCGGCGGAGGTGCGGAACTGAAAGGGAAACTGTCTGCGCAGCACGGAACGACTCCTTGGGATCATGCGGGATCGGGGGGTTTCTGCGCGCCGGACGGCCCGGCCGCGGATCAGGCAGGCCGCGGCCACGACGACCACGGCGCCGAGGACGACGGCGTCGACGACGGACGAGCGGGCCATCCCCGTCACGAACGCGTCCTTGGCCGCGGTCACAGTCGTGGCGGACGGCCCGCCGTGACGATGGGCGGACGCTGCGAGGATCGCGTTGACGTCCTCCGACCCGTCGTTCCGTCCGAGAAGCTGGTGGAGGCGATGGGAGGACACGGCTGCGAGGATCGAGCCCTGCACCGCGACACCAAGACCCATGCCGACCTGGCGGGCGACGTCGTTGAGCGCCGACCCGAGTCCCGCGGACGCGGCAGGGAACGCGTCCATCACGGTCCCGGTGAGCGCGGACAGGGACAGCCCGCAGCCCACGCCGAGGACGAGCTGGAACACCACGAGACGGTCGTAGCCGGAATCCGCCGTGGTGGTGGCCAGCAAGGCGAACGAGCCGGTGACGCACGCGAAGCCGAGCAGGGTCATGGCGTTGCCGCCCACCCGGCTCATCAGAGGCAGCGTGGCGGCCGAACCGGCGATCATCGCGACCGACATGGGCAAGGTGCGGACGCCTGCTTCCCACGGGCTGTATCCGAGGACGCCCTGCAGGTAGACGACCAGGATGAAGAACGACCCGAAGGCTATGAAGGACATCAACGCGAGCGCGGCCAGGCCCGTCCCGATGCGCGGGACGCGCAGCAGGGACAGTGGCAGCATCGGAGACCGGTGACGCACCTGCCATATCGCGAAGAGGACCAGCAGCAGCGCCGCCGATCCGAACGCCAAGACGATCGCCGTGCTCGCCCAGCCGCGGTCAGGGCCCTCGACGACCGCCCATACCAATGCGGTCAGCCCTAGAGCGGACAGTGCTGCGCCGAGAAGGTCCAGCGACATCCTGCCGGGCGCTCGGGACTCGGGGACGAGCCACCACGCCAGGAAGACGGCGGTGACGGCGATCGGAACGTTGACCCAGAAACCGGCGTGCCAGGACCACCGGTCCACGAGCCAGCCGCCGATGACCGGTCCGAGCAGGCCGCCGATGCCCGCCACCGCGGACCACACGGCGATCGCCCGGCGACGCAGGGCCGGTTCGGGGAACAACCGGGTCACGATCGACAAGGTCGCGGGCATGACCAGCGCCGAACCGAGGCCCATTCCGGCGCGGGCCGCGATGACCTGCGCCGACGTGTCGGCCAGGCCTCCGGCCACCGAGGTGACGACGCACAGCAGCATCCCGAGCACGAACGCCCGTCGCCGTCCGATCCGGTCGGCCACCGCGCCGGCGGCGAGAACGCTTCCGCTCATGGCGACGGCGTAGCCGTCGATGATCCACTGGACGTCCGTCGTGGACAGCCGAAGGTCGCGCTGCAGATCGGGAATCGCGACGTTGAGGACCGTGAAGTCGATCCCGATCAGGAACAGCCCGAGACATACCACCACGGTCGCGGCCCAGCGGCGCCGCATGCTCAAAGCCGGACTCGTGTCCGAATTAGTCCGGCTCATTTGCATCCGGCCAGTCGTGAGAGAAAAGCGAGATGGGTGGCCGGCGGTGGATTTTGGTCGTTGCGTTCGGATATGAGCAGCAGCGGTCTCCCGGCGACGCAAGCCCATGTATTTCCCTCCGCAGTTGGTCCGCCACGCTCGCGTCAAACCGTATCGTCGCCAACACATAGATGCACGGTTACTGTATGACTACCTCGCGTTGACCAGCGCAATCGAAGGTGGGCGAACATCCATGCCTGGAATGTCGCACATATTCGATGTAGTCGAAAGTGTGGTGAATGTATGGAGTGCAAAATTGCGAAAGGTTCGATCGAGGCGAACGGGTTGAAGTTCGGCTACCTGGAAGCCGGCTCGGACGGCGGTCCGCTGGCGCTGTGCCTGCACGGGTTCCCCGACTCTGCGTACACCTGGCGGCATCTCCTGCCTGCGCTCGCCGCGGCCGGGTACCGTGCCGTCGCGCCGTTCGCGCGGGGATACGCACCGACGTCCGTCCCCGCGGACGGCGTCTACCAGAGCGGAGCGCTCGTCGCTGACGCCGTCGCGTTGCACGAGGGCCTCGGTGGAGACCGGGACGCGGTCCTCATCGGTCACGACTGGGGTACGGCGGCGGCCTACGGGGCCTCGGCGATCGCTCCGGAACGCTGGCGCAGAGTCGTGACGCTGGCCGGCCCGCCGCTCGCGGCGACCGGCGACGCATTCCAGCGCTATGACCAGCTCAAGCGCTGGTTCTACCTCTTCTTGTTCCAGACCCCTCTGGCCGAACTGGTGCTGGACCGGCTGTTCATCGAGGGACTGTGGCGAGACTGGTCACCCGACGGTGCCGATATAGCAGCGGATGTCAGTTACGCTGCGGAATCTTTGGCTGCGCCGGAGAACGCAGCGGCGGCAATCGAGTATTACCGGGCGCTTTTCGACCCATCGCTCCACTCCGAGCGCTACGCGCGCGAACAGGAAGCCGTCGCGGCGACAGGTGAACGCCCCGTCCTGTACCTGCATGGCACCGAGGACGGCGCACTCGGCGCGGACATCATCGCTCCGGCCGGAGATCTGAACCGGGTCATGGCTGCGCTGCCGCCGGGCTCGCATGCCGATCTCATCGCGGGCGCGGGCCATTTCCCGCACCTCGATCGTCCTGGCGAGGTCAACCGGAAGATCCTGGACTGGGTGTCCGGTTGACATTGAACGCTCACTATCGCTGAGCCGCGTAGCGAACGGAGCAGGACCTAGCGGTGAGGCATGCGCCGTTTCGTCGAGGCCCTGCCTCCGACGGTCATGATGGTGTTGGTCTCTCCTGCTCGGCGAGCCTGAGGAGCAGTCGCTCCTCGTCGGCGCGATCGAGTCCAGGGACTGGACGGTCAGGGCGTAGGCGCGGGCCGCCCTCGTTCACCAGCCAGTTCCAGGTGTCGCGAACCGTTTCGGAGACGGGACGGCAGGTCAGCCCGGCCCGGGAAGCGGCAGATGAGTCGACGGTCCGCATGCCGTCGTACTCGGGGTCGGGTGGAAGCCACAAGGGGAGTTCGATCCACGGGCTCAAGCCCGCTTGCTCGATGACGTCGGCCGCTGCCCAGACCAACCGGGCGTTGGAGCCCGTGACGTCGATGGCGGTTCGCAGGATCTCGTCCATCGTCGTGCGGTCAGCGGGGCCGGCGACGTTGAAGGTCCCGCCGACCCGGCGTTCAGCGGCGGCGAGCATCCATTCGGCGAGGTCGCGCACGTCGATGTATTGGACGTGCTGGCCCGGCTCACCGGGAGCGACTACGGCCCCACCCCGTTGGATTCGCCGCAGCCACCATGGGAGACGTCCGATATTCTCATACGGGCCGAGGATTAGTCCCGCACGTGCGACTAGAGAACGTTTTCCGAAAGTGGAGTCCACTGCGAGCTCACCGCTTCGTTTGGCGGCCGCATAATCGTCCTGGTTGTCGTTATCCGGATCGCCGTCGACGACCGCGGTGTCCTCGTCGGAGCCGCTCGGAATCGGCCATCGGTAGACCGAGATACTGGAAACGTATCCATAAATGTCGACGCGATCGGCGAGCAACCGTGCCGAATCCTGAACGACGCGGGGAGCCCCGCTCCATGTATCGAGAACGACATCCCACGTCCCGTCCGTGACCGCAGCGTGCAACGCGTCTCGATCGGTCCGGTCCGCGATGAGTCGGGTGACGCTCTTGGGCGTGATCGCGTGGTCGCGCCCCCGGTTGAGCGTGGTGACGTCGTGGCCTCTGGCGAGCGCTGTTTCGACGATCGCTCGCCCCACGAAATGGGTACCGCCTAGGACCAACACCTTCATGCCAGTCATATTCCCTCAGAAGGTCGGTCGTTGAACGGGGTGTTCACTAGACGCGTAGCAGTGAGCGGCCCAAACGAGATGGGCGGCAAGCGAACCGGATTGGTCTACGTCGGGTTTGTGCGGGGCATGCGCATGAGTTCACTGAGGTATGCGTCGAGTTGTGCTGTCATCTCGTGCGCGGTCAGGTGGCGAGCAAGTCGCTGGATCGAGAGACCGTCCACCAGGGCGTGCAGGCGTCGGGCGAGTGTCTCGGCTGGCCCGGCGTCCGGCGCGAGCAGACGCGCGGTATCGAGAAGCTCTACGAGCCGCTGGCAGAGTTCGTGCATCGCGTCGAAGTGGACGCGCTGGACCTCCGCGAGATGAGGGTCGCTCAACCCGAGTGCGAGGAACGAGAAGGCGACGGACGCCTCGGTGGTGCGTTGGGCGTCGACCGGCATGGTCTCCAGCAGGATCTCGCGGACGGCCCGCCGCACGTCCGGGTCCTGCCGAGGTGCCGAGACCCGTGCCGTGACGCGTGCGATCACCTCCTCGCAGGCGAACGCGAGCAGTTCGGCGCGGGTGGCGAAGTAGTGCCGCAGCGCGCCCGGCGACCAGCCTGCCTCGGCGGCGACCGAGCGGATGGAGACGCCGTCCACCCCGTCCCTGTCGATCACGCGCCAGACGGCTTCGGCCAGCTCCGCGCGGCGTTCCTGATGGTCCACGATCTTCGGCACCGCATCATTATCACACGACTGTGCTAAATTATTTGACACGGTCGTGCTGGAAAGGGGCGATGGTGGTCGTTCTGATCGTGGCGTGTGAGGTCGCCTTCTGGCTGCTGCTCGGTCTCGGCCTCACGGCGCGGTACCTGCTTCGCGCCCGTCGGCTCGGCGCCGGTCTGCTCCTGTGCGTGCCGCTCGCCGATGCCGTTCTGCTGGCGGCATCGGTCGTCGACCTGCGGACAGGCGCCGAAGGGTCCCCGGCGCACGGTCTCGCCGCGATCTATCTCGGAGTCTCGATCGCGTTCGGGCACCAGATGATCCAGTGGGCCGACCAGCGCTTCGCTCATCGCTTCGCCGGTGGACCCGCGCCCGGCGGTCAGCCGAAGGCCGGGCGGGCGCATGCGGCCCGTGAACGCCGTCAGTGGCTGCGGCACCTGCTGGCTTATGCCGTAGCAGCGGATGTGCTCGGACTCCTCACTCTCCTCGTCGGGGACGTGGCGAGGATGGTGAACGCGTGGGCGGTGATGGGTCCGTGGGGGATCATTCTCGTCATCGACTTCCTGATCTCTTTCAGCTACACGATCACGCCTCGCAAAGGCTGATCTCAGCCGAGATCGCTGATCGGAACACGGGAGAATGGCAGGGTTGCGGGGGCGCGCCGTGCCGCTCACCTTGGCGCGTAGGCGTGCGCGACGCGGCCGAACGAACGTCCTCACGCCGCCGGGACGGCGGAACTGACGACGTTGAACCTTTCATGCCTGTCGCGGAGCCCTGGGACGGCCCCGCGCCGTGAAAGCCGTCCCAGGGAGTCCCGTCAGGCCGCGGTCACCTTTCCTGGGACGCGGGCCGCAGCGAAAGTGGCCGTACGCCGCACCCGGAAGCCGAGCGACTCGTACAGGCGGATCGCCGTCGTGTTGTGCGCGGCGGCGTGCATGAACGGTGCTTCTCCCCGCGCACGGATCCCCGCGACGAGCGTCCGGACGAGCCGGGTGGCGAGCCCCTGGCCCCGATACGTCGCATCGGTGCACACCGCGCTGATCTCCGTCCACCCCGGTGGATGCAGCCGCTCGCCCGCCATCGCGACGAGCCGTCCTTCACGCCGGATGCCGAGGTAAGTCCCGAGCTCGATTGTGCGGCTCAGGAAAGGACCGGGCTTGGTGCGCTCGACGAGCGCCATCATCTCCGGGACGTCGGCGGCGGTGAGCCGGACCGCCTCGGCATCGATCGAGCCGGTCACGCCGTTGTCGACGAGCTGGACCCCGGCCAGGCTCATCACCACCTCCCAGTTGTCGGGCGGCGCCGACAGGACGTCCACGAGAGGGACGACAACGCCCGGACCGGCGAGCGCCGCGACGTCCGCCCAGTCGGTCGCGTCCGGATGCTCGGGAACGACCAGGAACGGCGAGACGTCGGCCGGGTAGCGCACCACGTTGCCGCGCCACTCGGCGAAGTGGGCATGCGGCCCGGTCAGCGAAGCGTAGGCCGGGCGGTCGAGCGGATGAGGCCGGCTCATGCACACCTCGCAAAGCTCTTCCGGGTCGCGATCACCATGCGGTGGCGGCGAGGCTCGTTCGCATAGTCGCCGATCGCATAGTGCCAAGTCGCCTGGTCGTCCCACGGCACGAAGTCGCCCCGCCGCCAGCCGAAGCGGATCGAGTAGTCCGGCGACGAGGCGCAGTCGAGCAGGAAGGGCAGCAACACTCGGGTCGCGGCCGGTCTAGCGGTCAGGTGGTCGAACGGGTCGCCGATGATGCGCATGGCCGTGACGTGCTGGTGAGGGTTGAGATGCTGGTCGCGGACGAGGGCCCGGTGGCCGATGAAGTCGTGGTGCAGCGCGTCCGCTGCCGCGTCGTCCACGGGACGGGTCAGGTCGGGTCCGGAGATT
Proteins encoded in this region:
- a CDS encoding methyltransferase domain-containing protein → MTETQLPTPSMVGSMYDRFNDLFTQHLGDNLHLGYWDDDTDDTPISKATDRITDMVAARLSPRPGAEILDVGCGNGRPSVRIATEYSVHVTGITVSPHQLRVAHARPEAGPGLGHAAFQLADAMSLPFPDARFDGAYAIESLLHMSDRARAISEIARTLRPGAPLVALDFYQDGDLPAEDADIMDRLHQAFQLPPLARVGEYETSMAEARLDVVDFEDITGHVRRSHRLLADAMRRIATDADFDTETRDRIVAYAELNENIGIHPQVHYTLITARRR
- a CDS encoding cytochrome P450, whose product is MITARSGPIPLAPGGVPLLGHTLPLLRGTLDFLSRLPAYGGVVGVRVGPLRTIVVCDPELTREFLRDDHIFDKGGRFFELARELAGHNLATCAHDRHRRQRRLIQPAFSRDRFDGYGQIMAARSSSAASAWHDGQILDVLPEMQKITLSTLVETMFCDELPGHVVSQAVEDLSAIFGGSYLRASVPPWLAWVPGFGKRRMVEAAARLRKNLAVIIAERRADGTDHGDLLSALLPGRAPDGREVCTFENGFTGSEVSDQVMAFFGAGTDTTAAALAWTLHLVACHSEVQQRVQAEVDAVLAGLPPSLDDLPALRFTGWVVTEAMRLFPPAWILTRVIPADADLGPYRLPAGSTVVCSPYLIHRRADLYPAPEQFDPDRWDASKPQPPRYAYIPFGAGARKCIGDQFAYKEAVLALAAISSRWHLSHGPGRGPKAYAGVTLRPQGLRLRMTSRTK
- a CDS encoding MFS transporter is translated as MGLRRRETAAAHIRTQRPKSTAGHPSRFSLTTGRMQMSRTNSDTSPALSMRRRWAATVVVCLGLFLIGIDFTVLNVAIPDLQRDLRLSTTDVQWIIDGYAVAMSGSVLAAGAVADRIGRRRAFVLGMLLCVVTSVAGGLADTSAQVIAARAGMGLGSALVMPATLSIVTRLFPEPALRRRAIAVWSAVAGIGGLLGPVIGGWLVDRWSWHAGFWVNVPIAVTAVFLAWWLVPESRAPGRMSLDLLGAALSALGLTALVWAVVEGPDRGWASTAIVLAFGSAALLLVLFAIWQVRHRSPMLPLSLLRVPRIGTGLAALALMSFIAFGSFFILVVYLQGVLGYSPWEAGVRTLPMSVAMIAGSAATLPLMSRVGGNAMTLLGFACVTGSFALLATTTADSGYDRLVVFQLVLGVGCGLSLSALTGTVMDAFPAASAGLGSALNDVARQVGMGLGVAVQGSILAAVSSHRLHQLLGRNDGSEDVNAILAASAHRHGGPSATTVTAAKDAFVTGMARSSVVDAVVLGAVVVVAAACLIRGRAVRRAETPRSRMIPRSRSVLRRQFPFQFRTSAEARPGNRQVVVRLPMPGAWSLALIPLLTASCVLWWRRSTRENERGHVGLAEITLAGRQLVQEMLHAGRSSAIGRRGRRLVHDFLIGRDRRA
- a CDS encoding alpha/beta fold hydrolase; protein product: MECKIAKGSIEANGLKFGYLEAGSDGGPLALCLHGFPDSAYTWRHLLPALAAAGYRAVAPFARGYAPTSVPADGVYQSGALVADAVALHEGLGGDRDAVLIGHDWGTAAAYGASAIAPERWRRVVTLAGPPLAATGDAFQRYDQLKRWFYLFLFQTPLAELVLDRLFIEGLWRDWSPDGADIAADVSYAAESLAAPENAAAAIEYYRALFDPSLHSERYAREQEAVAATGERPVLYLHGTEDGALGADIIAPAGDLNRVMAALPPGSHADLIAGAGHFPHLDRPGEVNRKILDWVSG
- a CDS encoding NAD-dependent epimerase/dehydratase family protein, which produces MKVLVLGGTHFVGRAIVETALARGHDVTTLNRGRDHAITPKSVTRLIADRTDRDALHAAVTDGTWDVVLDTWSGAPRVVQDSARLLADRVDIYGYVSSISVYRWPIPSGSDEDTAVVDGDPDNDNQDDYAAAKRSGELAVDSTFGKRSLVARAGLILGPYENIGRLPWWLRRIQRGGAVVAPGEPGQHVQYIDVRDLAEWMLAAAERRVGGTFNVAGPADRTTMDEILRTAIDVTGSNARLVWAAADVIEQAGLSPWIELPLWLPPDPEYDGMRTVDSSAASRAGLTCRPVSETVRDTWNWLVNEGGPRLRPDRPVPGLDRADEERLLLRLAEQERPTPS
- a CDS encoding TetR/AcrR family transcriptional regulator, translated to MPKIVDHQERRAELAEAVWRVIDRDGVDGVSIRSVAAEAGWSPGALRHYFATRAELLAFACEEVIARVTARVSAPRQDPDVRRAVREILLETMPVDAQRTTEASVAFSFLALGLSDPHLAEVQRVHFDAMHELCQRLVELLDTARLLAPDAGPAETLARRLHALVDGLSIQRLARHLTAHEMTAQLDAYLSELMRMPRTNPT
- a CDS encoding GNAT family N-acetyltransferase; this translates as MSRPHPLDRPAYASLTGPHAHFAEWRGNVVRYPADVSPFLVVPEHPDATDWADVAALAGPGVVVPLVDVLSAPPDNWEVVMSLAGVQLVDNGVTGSIDAEAVRLTAADVPEMMALVERTKPGPFLSRTIELGTYLGIRREGRLVAMAGERLHPPGWTEISAVCTDATYRGQGLATRLVRTLVAGIRARGEAPFMHAAAHNTTAIRLYESLGFRVRRTATFAAARVPGKVTAA
- a CDS encoding TauD/TfdA family dioxygenase, which encodes MTVRHLNYQVHRADPRFGVEISGPDLTRPVDDAAADALHHDFIGHRALVRDQHLNPHQHVTAMRIIGDPFDHLTARPAATRVLLPFLLDCASSPDYSIRFGWRRGDFVPWDDQATWHYAIGDYANEPRRHRMVIATRKSFARCA